The following coding sequences are from one Paenibacillus sp. FSL R5-0912 window:
- a CDS encoding M23 family metallopeptidase, which yields MPALFRSYNTRRTLICMSAAALLWGSSPAMSTPAHAARYHKLELTSSGPVAGDSKEAAAAARKVLYEQMSAATGIPWFRFAAIDQYERSVAKKKKSPALSEADPAAAPARLTGISIPAPVWSGPLNPNQEDKFPESITFFGGFGRDGTGDGIADPGNDIDVLYSMAEHLLKYGRSASDFSIGVWEYYHNGRAAQRIAQFAKLYEHFGRLDLSGSAFPLPIGTNYAYRSTWGTGRSWGGARIHEGTDLFAPHGLTVRSTCFGVVETKGWNRYGGWRIGIRDIENRYHYYAHLMGYEKSLSRGDIVIPGQTIGWVGSSGYGSPGTQGKFPPHLHYGIYRDRGITEWAFDPYPLLKQWENQEFRQLKKSKNKK from the coding sequence ATGCCTGCCCTATTCAGAAGTTATAACACCCGGAGAACCCTTATATGCATGTCGGCAGCCGCCTTGCTCTGGGGCAGCAGCCCTGCTATGAGTACCCCCGCCCACGCTGCCCGTTATCATAAGCTGGAGCTGACGTCTAGCGGTCCCGTAGCCGGAGACAGCAAAGAAGCCGCCGCTGCTGCCCGCAAAGTGCTCTATGAACAGATGAGTGCTGCAACCGGAATTCCCTGGTTCCGGTTCGCTGCGATTGATCAATATGAACGCTCTGTCGCCAAAAAGAAAAAAAGCCCTGCGTTGTCAGAAGCAGACCCCGCAGCAGCTCCGGCCCGGCTCACCGGGATCTCCATCCCTGCACCCGTATGGTCCGGCCCCCTGAACCCAAATCAGGAGGATAAGTTCCCGGAATCCATCACCTTCTTCGGCGGCTTCGGCCGTGACGGCACGGGAGATGGCATTGCCGATCCCGGGAATGATATTGATGTACTCTATAGCATGGCAGAGCATCTGCTTAAGTACGGCAGATCGGCCAGCGACTTCAGCATCGGTGTCTGGGAGTACTACCATAACGGCCGTGCGGCTCAGCGGATAGCCCAGTTCGCCAAGCTGTATGAGCATTTCGGGCGGCTTGACTTGTCAGGCAGCGCCTTCCCGCTGCCGATAGGTACGAACTACGCCTACCGCAGCACCTGGGGAACTGGACGGAGCTGGGGCGGGGCGCGCATCCACGAAGGGACGGATTTGTTCGCACCGCATGGCTTGACCGTCCGCAGCACCTGCTTCGGAGTGGTGGAGACCAAGGGCTGGAACCGTTACGGTGGCTGGCGGATCGGCATCAGGGATATCGAGAACCGCTACCATTATTACGCTCATTTGATGGGTTATGAGAAGTCCTTATCCCGGGGAGATATTGTGATTCCGGGCCAGACCATCGGCTGGGTAGGCAGCTCCGGATACGGCAGTCCAGGCACCCAGGGCAAATTCCCGCCCCATCTGCATTACGGGATCTACCGTGACCGCGGAATAACCGAATGGGCCTTCGATCCCTATCCGCTGCTCAAACAGTGGGAGAATCAGGAATTCCGGCAGCTCAAAAAAAGCAAAAATAAGAAATGA